A part of Cryptococcus neoformans var. neoformans JEC21 chromosome 4 sequence genomic DNA contains:
- a CDS encoding transcription factor, putative encodes MYTTACEACRKVRMKCIRPSRGYDMSEICERCRSTGIECITVKRRVGRQPGVKNRKRKADSISEQTGASSASNSEAQIPRDVDHLPNPLHVLASEAIRRHFTPEAEEATAQDSYHIRSSKSIFHRYSDWAEKIQPEGGKEAIMRRLDSLLSKKPIEMSSDVDEPSVFCGRIDMARPDASPEHDVISLQIVSLAEAQHLFDSFMELITNGSMYFDPRLHTLAFVRSRSSFLLAVILAIASTYKSICPSARLHTLLMNHAHRLEAVVRNNHLKSIEIIQGLLLLASWMEIPSTLARDKTWMFVSYALALVVELRLDTALPYCVQTDPLYDKSNHDLLVRNAHRVCFLMYIHDRNMAMVAGRHPIFRDSALVSPDSLAKWGKHPLAHRFDAAICASVSLRKLVTSAHARLSTQNYPDFASGEEYIDRSMAEWRRRWSYEIQSTHEYDIIARFSAFVLALTLVKKRQLTGQIEREARRACEVLAFDVVCAAIHHYKTWKGLLNSATFDTSMVAFCAIYTIQSINHSASPYLSDLSLLRLATVHELIGELETQAEARHTVDIPGYFSVVDAMARQLSRNMRLLLSKKEIYQAPHSETSETHSSTYNPHTNFIHTHPHLHHLQDPHHYTNNQFPQFDEVAQFMFTADDGGLPFMGDWGLEGLLPDMDFGIDTGYSGSESGGTSHEMTQGVNMQHMLNLG; translated from the exons ATGTACACCACTGCGTGCGAGGCATGCCGCAAGGTGCGAATGAA GTGTATCCGTCCTTCAAGAGGATATGACATGTCTGAGATATGCGAACGATGTCGATCCACAGGCATCGAGTGCATCACTGTAAAGCGTCGGGTAGGAAGACAGCCGGGAGTAAAGAATCGCAAACGTAAAGCGGATTCTATCAGTGAACAAACCGGAGCTTCTTCCGCAAGCAACAGTGAAGCACAGATTCCGAGAGATGTggatcatcttccaaatccGCTACATGTCTTGGCTTCGGAAGCTATCAGAAGGCATTTTACACCAGA ggcagaagaggcaaCCGCTCAGGACAGCTACCATATACGCAGCAGCAAGAGTATCTTCCATAGGTACTCAGATTGGGCTGAAAAGATTCAGCcggagggagggaaggaggcGATCATGCGTCGACTTGATTCACTATTATCAAAGAAGCCCATAGAAATGTCCTCGGATGTTGACGAGCCATCAGTCTTTTGTGGAAGGATTGAC ATGGCGAGGCCAGATGCATCCCCCGAGCACGATGTTATCTCACTGCAGATTGTCAGTCTCGCTGAAGCGCAGCATCTTTTCGACTC GTTTATGGAGCTCATCACCAATGGATCCATGTACTTTGACCCACGCCTTCACACCCTCGCATTCGTCCGATCCCGCAGCTCATTCCTCCTTGCCGTCATTCTCGCTATCGCAAGCACCTACAAATCCATTTGTCCCTCTGCTCGGCTGCATACTCTCCTCATGAACCACGCACACCGACTCGAGGCTGTAGTCCGGAATAATCACCTCAAGTCAATTGAGATTATCCAAGGTCTCTTGCTCTTGGCGAGTTGGATGGAAATACCGTCTACTCTGGCGAGAGATAAGACGTGGATGTTTGTGTCATATGCGTTGGcgcttgttgttgagctCCGATTAGATACTGCACTGCCATACTGCGTTCAAACGGATCCATTATACGACAAGAGTAATCACGACCTACTGGTTAGGAATGCACATCGGGTATGTTTCCTCATGTATATACACGATCGG AATATGGCGATGGTGGCGGGCCGCCATCCGATATTCCGAGATTCTGCTTTAGTGTCACCCGACTCATTAGCAAAATGGGGAAAACATCCT CTTGCGCACCGTTTCGATGCGGCTATCTGTGCATCTGTATCGCTGCGAAAGCTCGTA ACGAGCGCGCATGCCCGGTTGAGTACCCAGAATTATCCTGATTTCGCCTCCGGCGAAGAATACATTGACCGTTCAATGGCGGAATGGCGAAGACGATGGTCTTATGAAATACAAA GTACCCATGAATACGACATTATTGCACGCTTTTCAGCTTTTGTGCTCGCACTGACACTGGTCAAGAAGCGACAGCTTACAGGGCAAATTGAAAGAGAAGCAAGGAGGGCATGTGAGGTACTCGCGTTCGATGTCGTATGTGCTGCCATACATCACTATAAGACATGGAAAGGTCTTTTGAATTCCGCGACATTCGA CACAAGCATGGTTGCGTTTTGCGCCATATACACTATTCAGTCAATTAATCATTCTGCCTCACCGTACCTTTCAGATCTTTCGCTGCTACGCTTGGCTACTGTCCACGAGCTTATTGGCGAACTGGAAACTCAAGCGGAAGCAAGGCATACAGTTGACATCCCGGGGTACTTTTCTGTTGTTGACGCCATGGCTCGTCAATTGTCCCGCAATATGCGCCTGTTGCTTTCAAAGAAAGAAATTTACCAAGCGCCTCATTCTGAGACCTCGGAAACCCATTCTTCGACATACAACCCCCATACAAACTTTATTCATAcgcatcctcatcttcatcatctacaAGACCCTCACCACTATACCAACAACCAATTTCCACAATTCGACGAGGTCGCACAGTTCATGTTTACAGCAGACGATGGGGGATTACCGTTCATGGGCGATTGGGGCTTGGAGGGGCTGTTGCCAGATATGGATTTTGGGATAGACACAGGGTATTCGGGGAGTGAGTCTGGAGGGACGTCACATGAGATGACTCAAGGGGTGAACATGCAGCATATGCTGAATCTAGGAT GA
- a CDS encoding expressed protein, with amino-acid sequence MSAMSFDPLPSSTSSNSLRRFSLPTTLFTPIPATLFEPSRQPRSSGMPQSVQLFQEKHATEFAHLYEYDDEAERERRLQQEQQVLEEARRVGRLMRESLKAKTKEQLEVRVDTPFQQSNKKGRRPLSLLSDRQLEFRSPELVRVSECVTPRPVERTRLIPPLKDDMEHLTPDLSTPILSDTYSPDPTIVTPDQRGLGLEFQQSSTRESIHEEPSSSLANTSFRHSTYSWASSFSGETEELRVAAHYVPPQTPQEEEQDKDHGEEVIDTPEKTKRRRKRIIAIAHTVRQLEGIGSREVEDPTLYQKLAKAWNERPGFMPQEPVWAPDEQSAEERAPKVSTNSGAWLAPSLANDLTQIQSHSSSNPSTLNDSQISSPFRYSFASSAHDLVDDGGIERGAQILSEKAWLKTPLYGHDAFFGAHSPSNPYPNSSFQPKPRARNSGNSFEGAGSIRSHDEKSEEEVKIERAEPKRTLKRIQTDISKLRAEGTFVPLKPEAEAGPSVPPIFGLGFIGNYMVSVDNGRRPLEIKPEESGFQQGEDGVEIREAKKGCKQQGSIHSLSGIIPQSTRPVEDDSMETIDLTLAASRPASFYTTSDGRRQQRQQLTPGKTDYPFSNHSQQPDCWTPSTISLPQHIEYTLGPPIDLGAPVSIPDRLTMGIWQKEEAEGPETEEGEWLEDLDSYRSSAICSSPSISHPSPRQSRLQVRPKSIPPTTPVKEQKHPIFPDMLNTPARRKERRNGEESEDEHRSSAKRRRQSYDRFYYRGMSAEGGEDIAAVGEDTGSVAAGITDRSEAMRAEVEKGHTQSEAVAPVTQPHPTTNSDLEKGTLSPSSLPRSRTPLVFFILGFFLPLLWLVGGWLLPHSSTQTPETETIPQTITHYLPQWLYHSNYTVLACRIASLASLSFLLIAGITLAIVLPLTL; translated from the coding sequence ATGTCTGCTATGTCTTTtgaccctcttccttcttcgacgtcttccaactctctcCGTCGTTTTTCGCTCCCGACGACCCTTTTTACCCCCATTCCGGCCACTCTTTTCGAGCCTTCCCGGCAGCCTCGTTCCTCGGGAATGCCTCAGTCTGTGCAACTCTTCCAAGAAAAACATGCCACCGAGTTCGCCCATTTGTATGaatatgatgatgaggctGAGCGAGAGCGCCGCTTGCAACAAGAGCAACAGGTCCTGGAAGAGGCGAGACGTGTGGGAAGATTGATGAGGGAGAGCTTGAAAGCCAAAACCAAGGAACAGCTCGAAGTCAGAGTTGACACCCCCTTCCAACAATCCAATAAGAAAGGCAGACGTCCGTTGAGTTTATTATCGGATAGACAGCTCGAATTCCGGTCACCAGAATTGGTCCGGGTCAGCGAATGCGTCACTCCTCGTCCCGTCGAACGCACAAGGCTCATACCTCCATTGAAAGATGATATGGAGCATTTGACACCCGATTTGTCAACACCCATACTATCCGATACGTACTCTCCCGATCCTACCATCGTTACTCCTGATCAGCGAGGCTTGGGTCTTGAATTCCAACAATCGTCCACCCGTGAATCCATCCATGAAGAGccgtcctcctctttaGCAAACACCTCTTTTCGGCACTCCACCTATTCTTGGGCGAGTTCTTTTTCCGGAGAAACGGAAGAGCTGCGAGTGGCTGCGCATTATGTGCCCCCACAGACCCCgcaggaggaagaacaggACAAGGATCACGGGGAGGAAGTTATTGACACCCCTGAAAAGACCAAGCGGCGGAGGAAGCGGATAATAGCCATCGCACACACTGTGCGACAGCTTGAAGGTATCGGCTCTagagaggttgaggatCCTACGCTCTATCAGAAGTTGGCCAAGGCATGGAATGAAAGACCTGGATTTATGCCGCAAGAACCGGTGTGGGCACCCGACGAGCAGTCAGCGGAAGAGCGAGCCCCAAAAGTTTCCACAAACTCTGGCGCTTGGCTCGCGCCTTCGCTCGCTAACGACCTCACTCAAATCCAATCCCACTCATCCTCGAATCCTTCTACTCTTAACGACTCGCAAATATCTAGTCCATTCCGGTATTCTTTTGCCTCGAGTGCCCATGATCtcgtggatgatggcggaaTCGAGCGAGGTGCGCAGATCTTGAGTGAAAAGGCTTGGTTAAAGACACCGTTGTACGGCCATGACGCATTTTTTGGCGCGCACTCTCCTTCAAACCCTTACCCCAATTCATCTTTTCAACCCAAGCCCAGAGCTAGGAACAGCGGAAACTCGTTCGAGGGCGCAGGAAGCATACGGAGCCACGATGAgaagagtgaagaagaggtcaaGATTGAAAGGGCAGAGCCTAAAAGGACGCTGAAAAGAATCCAAACCGACATCTCCAAATTACGAGCCGAAGGCACATTTGTTCCCCTCAAGCCTGAAGCAGAGGCCGGTCCGTCGGTGCCGCCTATCTTTGGCCTCGGCTTCATCGGTAATTACATGGTGTCTGTGGATAACGGGCGTCGTCCTTTGGAGATCAAGCCAGAGGAATCGGGTTTTCAgcaaggggaagatggggTGGAGATCAGGGAGGCGAAAAAAGGGTGCAAACAACAAGGCTCGATTCATTCACTCAGCGGGATTATTCCTCAGAGCACACGTCCGGTCGAAGACGACTCTATGGAAACAATCGACCTGACTCTCGCTGCATCGCGCCCAGCGAGCTTTTACACCACCTCCGACGGTCGACGACAACAGcgccagcagctcacgCCCGGGAAAACAGACTATCCGTTCTCGAACCACTCCCAACAGCCGGATTGCTGGACCCCCTCGACTATCTCCTTACCTCAACACATCGAATACACTCTGGGTCCTCCGATCGATCTGGGAGCCCCAGTTTCTATTCCGGATCGACTGACAATGGGGATATGGCAAAAAGAGGAGGCGGAAGGGCcggagacggaggagggcgagtgGCTCGAGGATTTGGATTCTTATCGTTCCTCGGCGATTTGctcatccccatccatctcccatccGAGTCCCCGCCAATCTCGCCTCCAAGTACGCCCAAAGTCTATCCCGCCGACTACCCCGGTGAAGGAGCAAAAACACCCCATCTTCCCCGACATGCTGAATACACCTgcgagaagaaaggagaggagaaatggagaagagagcgaGGACGAGCATCGTTCGTCAGCGAAGAGGAGACGCCAAAGCTACGACCGCTTTTATTACCGCGGTATGTCAGCGGAGGGTGGGGAGGATATCGCGGCTGTGGGGGAGGATACGGGAAGCGTTGCAGCGGGAATAACGGACAGGAGCGAAGCCATGAGAGCTGAAGTGGAGAAGGGACATACACAATCAGAAGCCGTCGCGCCAGTGACCCAGCCACACCCGACCACTAACTCAGACCTCGAGAAGGGCACCCTgtcaccttcatctctaCCTCGTTCGCGCACTCCTCTTGTGTTCTTTATCCTTggcttctttctcccccttctctGGCTTGTTGGTGGCTGGCTTCtaccccattcttccacGCAAACTCCTGAAACGGAAACCATCCCTCAAACCATTACACATTACTTGCCCCAATGGCTTTATCACTCAAATTACACTGTTCTTGCTTGCCGCATAGCATCTCTAGCATCCTTGTCATTCCTTTTGATAGCAGGTATAACTCTAGCAATCGTACTACCGCTTACTCTTTAG
- a CDS encoding expressed protein, which produces MSSTWREFMSWNKYTSIASRALRQALNETDRVAAEKRAIIGVRYQLWENGQSGESNYVVPPPKEAKTSGKPSV; this is translated from the exons ATGTCTTCTACCTGGAGAGAGTTCATGTC TTGGAACAAGTACACCTCTATCGCCTCTCGTGCCCTTCGACAGGCTCTCAATGAGACCGACCGTGTCGCCGCTGAAAAGCGTGCCATCATTGGCGT GCGATACCAACTCTGGGAGAACGGTCAGTCTGGCGAGTCCAACTATGTTGTCCCCCCTCCCAAGGAGGCTAAAACTTCTGGCAAACCGTCCGTCTAA
- a CDS encoding calcium-dependent protein serine/threonine phosphatase, putative, translated as MGAAESSMFNSLEKNSNFSGPELMRLKKRFMKLDKDGSGSIDKDEFLQIPQIANNPLAHRMIAIFDEDGSGTVDFQEFVGGLSAFSSKGGRDEKLRFAFKVYDMDRDGYISNGELYLVLKQMVGNNLKDQQLQQIVDKTIMEADKDGDGKLSFEEFTQMVASTDIVKQMTLEDLF; from the exons ATGGGTGCCGCTGAATCCTCCATGTTCAACTCTCTGGAGAAGAACTCCAACT TCTCAGGACCGGAGCTTatgaggttgaagaagaggttcaTGAAGCTTGACAAGGACGGTTCCGGATCGATTGACAAAGACGAGTTTCTTCAGATCCCTCAAATCGCGAATAACCCTTTGGCGCATCGAATGATAGCAATctttgatgaaga TGGAAGTGGAACGGTTGACTTCCAAGAATTTGTCGGAGGTTTGAGCGCTTTCAGTAGTAAAGGAGGTCGTGATGAGAAGCTGAGAT TCGCTTTCAAGGTGTACGACATGGATCGAGACGGCTACATCTCTAACGGTGAACTGTATCTTGTGTTGAAGCAAATGGTCGGAAATAACCTTAAA GACCAACAATTGCAACAAATTGTAGACAAAACCATCATGGAGGCTGACAAGGACGG GGATGGAAAGCTCTCTTTTGAGGAGTTCACACAAATGGTCGCCAGCACAGATATTGTGAA GCAAATGACCCTTGAAGATCTTTTCTAA
- a CDS encoding low-affinity zinc ion transporter, putative: MSDDAADVDACAIDNSESHFGLRIGSIFIILVTSVIGTVLPIILRQSSFVPRPVFDFAKYFGSGVIIATAFIHLLAPAWEELTSECLSGAWEDYDWAPAIVMAAVYFIFFAEVAAYRAGTRRLQRLGINYSSHAHDETDAHAHTHDHEPPLGVDVTAPAPDHHIHPDHSNITSHPHGHHRTSSGEKGKDAESASDVSTVNQLPSQAEAAAQLIAVAVLEFGVVLHSVIIGLTLAVDESFVTLFIVIIFHQMFEGLGLGSRLSILTLPENLWWTRYAAAIFYSLCTPVGVAIGLGVRSTYNGNGAKANIISGVLDATSAGILLYTGLVELLAHEVLLNPRMMKSSNSKLAYVFCCMLLGSGLMALLGRWA, from the exons ATGTCCGACGATGCCGCTGATGTGGACGCCTGTGCCATTGACAACAGTGAATCTCACTTTGGATTGCGGATTGggtccatcttcatcatatTGGTTACGTCAGTGATTGGCACTGTACTCCCTATCATCTTGAGACAAAGCAGTTTCGTTCCAAGGCCGGTGTTCGA TTTTGCCAAATACTTCGGTTCAGGTGTAATCATAGCAACAGCGTTTATACATCTATTAGCACCAGCATGGGAAGAGTTGACTTCAGAGTGTCTGTCAGGCGCATGGGAGGACTAT GATTGGGCACCTGCCATCGTTATGGCTGCTGTGtacttcatcttctttgctgAAGTCGCCGCTTATCGAGCGGGTACACGGCGACTTCAGCGATTGGGCATCAACTATA GCTCCCACGCTCACGACGAGACTGATGCGCACGCGCACACCCACGATCACGAACCTCCTCTTGGCGTGGATGTCACTGCCCCTGCTCCCGACCATCACATTCATCCCGACCATTCCAACATCacctctcatcctcacgGACATCATCGCACATCGTCGGGcgagaagggcaaggatgcGGAGTCTGCCTCTGATGTCTCGACTGTGAACCAGCTTCCTAGTCAAGCTGAGGCTGCTGCTCAGCTTATCGCCGTTGCAGTTTTGGAATTCGGTGTCGTTCTTCACTC TGTTATCATCGGTCTTACTCTCGCTGTCGACGAATCCTTCGTTACCCTTTTTattgtcatcatcttccaccaaATGTTCGAAGGTCTCGGTCTCGGCTCCCGTCTCTCAATCCTCACTCTTCCCGAAAATTTGTGGTGGACGCGGTACGCCGCCGCCATTTTCTACTCTCTATGCACACCTGTTGGCGTCGCCATCGGTCTCGGTGTTCGATCCACCTACAACGGTAACGGTGCGAAAGCCAACATCATTTCAGGTGTCCTCGATGCCACTTCGGCTGGTATCTTGCTTTACACCGGTCTCGTCGAATTGCTCGCCCATGAGGTGTTGTTAAACCCCAGGATGATGAAGTCGAGCAACTCGAAGTTGGCTTATGTCTTCTGCTGTATGCTTTTAGGTTCCGGTCTCATGGCGTTACTTGGTCGATGGGCTTAA
- a CDS encoding ATP-binding cassette (ABC) transporter, putative, which translates to MAPSASKQKRLAEKAAKAASKTGSSKSSVTGASTPLTSVSDDPTDAAEQMKKLNLATDRSASGVLVSDPKGRDIKIDQYMLSFHGRLLIEGAEIALNYGQRYGLLGENGSGKSTFLQSIADRDIEIPDHIDIYLVSGAVDPSDVNALDYIVSSAREKVERLEKLAEDMSTADDVDELALDAIYEELEEMDPSTFEAKAGAILNGLGFSQQMMAKPTKDMSGGWRMRVALARALFIKPHVLLLDEPTSHLDLGAVVWLEAYLSTYNHILILTSHSADFMDTVCTNIMDLTTKKKLVYYGGNYTTYVRTKSENEVNQMKAYAKQQEEIAHIKKFIASAGTYANLVKQAKSKQKIIDKMEAAGLIEKVEQPRQLRFNFEDVKKLPPPIIAFSDVAFSYSGKKEDYLYQDLSFGIDMDSRIAIVGDNGTGKSTLLNLITGALQPVEGTINKHTQLKLAKYSQHSADQLPYDKSPVEHIASLYSEKFPDKDIQFWRQQIGRFGITGAHQTSPINQLSDGLRNRVVFAILAMEHPHIILLDEPTNHLDMASIDALAAAIKEFEGGVVIVSHDFRLISQVAEDLWEVKDKKVINLTKQDISIVDYKKALAKRSQAQIEKARLISKSATKGVA; encoded by the exons ATGGCCCCCTCCGCATCCAAACAGAAGCGACTAGCAGAAAAGGCCGCCAAGGCCGCGAGCAAGACTGGCTCCTCCAAGTCCTCCGTCACTGGTGCCAGCACCCCCCTCACGAGCGTTTCCGACGACCCTACTGATGCCGCGGagcagatgaagaagctcaaCTTGGCTACCGACAGGAGTGCT AGTGGTGTTTTGGTTTCCGATCCCAAGGGACGAGACATCAAGATCGATCAGTATATGCTTTCTTTCCACGGTCGACTGTTGATTGAGGGTGCGGAGATTGCTCTTAACTACGGCCAGCG GTACGGTCTTTTAGGTGAGAACGGTTCCGGAAAGTCCACTTTCCTCCAATCCATTGCCGACCGAGACATTGAGATTCCCGACCACATCGACATCTATCTCGTCTCAGGCGCCGTCGACCCTTCCGATGTCAATGCCCTCGATTACATTGTTTCCTCCGCTAGAGAGAAGGTCGAGAGGCTCGAGAAGCTTGCAGAGGACATGTCTACCGCCGACGACGTTGACGAGCTTGCTCTCGACGCCATCTATgaggagctcgaggaaATGGACCCTTCGACGTTCGAGGCCAAGGCCGGTGCAATCTTGAACGGTCTCGGTTTCTCTCAACAAATGATGGCCAAGCCTACCAAGGACATGTCTGGTGGTTGGCGAATGCGGGTCGCTCTTGCCCGTGCTTTGTTCATTAAGCCTCAcgtcttgttgttggacgAACCTACGTCCCACTTGGATTTGGGTGCTGTCGTCTGGCTCGAAGCGTACCTTTCCACTTACAACCACATCTTGATTTTGACCTCTCACTCTGCCGACTTTATGGACACTGTCTGTACCAACATCATGGACTTGAccaccaagaagaagcttgtcTACTACGGTGGTAACTACACCACTTACGTTCGAACCAAGAGCGAAAACGAGGTTAACCAGATGAAGGCTTACGCCAAGCAACAGGAAGAAATCGCACACATTAAGA AGTTTATTGCTAGTGCTGGTACTTATGCCAACTTGGTCAAGCAGGCCAAGTCCAAGCAAAAGATTATCGACAAGATGGAGGCTGCTGGTTTGATTGAGAAGGTCGAGCAACCTCGTCAGCTTAGATTCAACTTTGAGGACGTCAAGaagcttcctcctcctatCATCGCCTTCTCAGACGTTGCTTTCTCTTACTCTGGTAAGAAGGAGGACTACTTGTATCAGGATTTGTCTTTCGGTATCGACATGGACTCTAGAATCGCCATTGTCGGTGACAATGGTACCGGTAAATCCACCCTTCTTAATCTTATCACCGGCGCCCTCCAACCTGTCGAGGGTACCATCAACAAGCACACTCAACTCAAGCTCGCCAAGTACTCTCAGCACTCTGCCGATCAACTCCCTTACGACAAGTCTCCCGTCGAGCACATTGCTTCTCTCTACAGCGAAAAGTTCCCCGACAAGGACATTCAGTTCTGGAGGCAGCAGATTGGTCGATTCGGTATCACTGGTGCTCACCAGACCAGCCCCATCAACCAGTTGTCTGATGGTTTGAGGAACCGAGTAGTGTTTGCTATCCTTGCCATGGAGCACCCCCACATCATCTTGCTCGATGAGCCTACTAACCATTTGGATATG GCTTCTATTGACGCTCTCGCCGCTGCTATCAAGGAGTTCGAGGGCGGTGTTGTGATCGTCTCCCACGACTTCC GACTTATCTCTCAAGTTGCCGAAGATCTTTGGGAAgtcaaagacaagaaggtTATCAACCTTACCAAGCAGGACATCTCCATCGTTGACTACAAGAAGGCTCTTGCCAAGCGAA GTCAAGCCCAGATTGAGAAGGCTAGACTCATTTCCAAGAGTGCTACCAAGGGTGTTGCGTAA
- a CDS encoding expressed protein — MLSPKLRTITAGFLLLATVGSSTFAMLQPEAYNRSSTSSDSIDNRKDHSQVSFSGNGDKVRGEGNAGGLTREEGSLVDVILGSGGSRDHDVNVGVDVTTGPTVADMLTTERTASLWWSYARDSVEIAKRLESKLKSSTVLVPVDKAILALEKKPHQSPGQTPEDAALKFISAHIIDGTPREGTLPTLLPNFSVEFVKDESAKGGWRVRPGDVEVLAEKDGVNGRVMYLAEVLPFLN; from the exons ATGCTAAGCCCGAAACTCCGAACTATTACCGCTGGCTTCCTGCTCCTAGCGACTGTGGGCTCTTCAACGTTCGCCATGCTCCAGCCTGAAGCGTATAATCGGTCATCTACTTCCTCCGACTCCATTGACAATAGGAAAGACCACTCCCAAGTATCTTTTTCAGGTAATGGAGATAAGGtccgaggagaagggaatgCAGGGGGGCTGacaagagaggaagggagtTTAGTGGATGTTATTCTTGGTTCGGGAGGCTCTCGTGATCATGATGTCAATGTTGGAGTGGATGTGACCACGGGGCCTACCGTTGCAGATATGTTGACGACTGAGCGTACAGCGAGTCTGTGGTGGAGTTATGCTAGAGACAGCGTCGAGATT GCCAAGAGACTGGAGTCAAAGCTGAAGAGCTCGACAGTATTGGTCCCCGTCGATAAAGCCATCTTGGCGCTTGAAAAAAAACC GCACCAATCTCCCGGTCAGACGCCAGAAGACGCAGCTCTCAAGTTTATTAGTGCTCACATTATTGAC GGAACGCCCCGCGAAGGTACTTTGCCTACCCTCCTTCCGAACTTTTCAGTAGAGTTCGTGAAAGATGAGAGTGCCAAGGGGGGATGGAGGGTCCGACCTGGAGATGTAGAGGTCTTggcggagaaggacggGGTGAACGGACGGGTCATGTATCTGGCAGAGGTCTTGCCTTTTCTGAACTGA